The Flammeovirga pectinis genomic interval TGATGTTCGCATTCCTAACTTACGTTCCTTACGTCCGCCAGAAAAACCAGGAGTGCCACGCTCAACTACAAAAGCAGTCATTGCATGTTTATCACCTTTATCACCCGTTCGGGCCATAACAACAGCAACATTACCACTTTTACCGTGTGTAATAAAATTCTTAGATCCATTCAGGACCCATTCATTTCCTTCTTTACGGGCTACTGTCAGCATATTCCCTGCATCAGAACCTGTGTTTGGTTCTGTTAAACCCCAAGCACCTATCCACTCTCCAGATGCCAGTTTAGGCAACCATCTTTGCTTTTGCTCTTCTGTACCAAACATTAAAATATGGTTTGTACAAAGCGAGTTATGCGCTGCCATAGATAAGGCAATACCGGGGTCAAAATAAGCCAATCCTGCAATTGCTTCTACATATTCGTGATAGCCTAAACCTGTTCCTCCATATTCTTCGGGAACAAGTATTCCCATTAAGCCAAGTTCTCCTAATTGATGGAAAACTTCAATAGGAAAGTGTTCGTCATCGTCCCATTTATCTCTGAAGGGTGCGATGTTCTTTTCGCCGAACTGTTTAACAGACTCGGCAATCATTTTTTGTGTTTCTATAGTATCTTGAACCATGTGTTTAGTTTTGGTATGTGTATGTGTGTGTTTAAATTGTGTTTTGTGTTT includes:
- a CDS encoding acyl-CoA dehydrogenase family protein, encoding MVQDTIETQKMIAESVKQFGEKNIAPFRDKWDDDEHFPIEVFHQLGELGLMGILVPEEYGGTGLGYHEYVEAIAGLAYFDPGIALSMAAHNSLCTNHILMFGTEEQKQRWLPKLASGEWIGAWGLTEPNTGSDAGNMLTVARKEGNEWVLNGSKNFITHGKSGNVAVVMARTGDKGDKHAMTAFVVERGTPGFSGGRKERKLGMRTSETTEMIFEDCRVSEGNILGEVGEGFVQALKILDGGRISIAALGYGIAKGALKCALEYSQERKQFGKSISSFQGVSFKLADMATQVEASRLLIKESIIKKERGENINKASAMAKYYASEVAVKCADEAVQIFGGYGFTKDYPVEKYYRDAKLCTIGEGTSNIQKLVISRCLLDE